The following proteins come from a genomic window of bacterium:
- a CDS encoding putative quinol monooxygenase, whose translation MLVLQVFIQVKPEFIEEFEAATLANARASRREPGVLRFDVIRRTDDPNLYCLYEAYRNPEAHAAHRETAHYASWKADVEKMMAVPRYAHRYEPVGEYA comes from the coding sequence ATGCTGGTTCTGCAGGTGTTCATTCAGGTCAAACCCGAATTCATCGAGGAGTTCGAGGCCGCGACCCTGGCCAACGCCCGGGCCAGCCGACGGGAACCCGGCGTACTCCGGTTCGACGTTATCCGCCGGACGGACGATCCCAACCTCTACTGCCTTTATGAAGCCTACCGGAACCCGGAAGCCCACGCCGCTCACCGCGAGACCGCTCACTACGCTTCCTGGAAAGCGGACGTCGAAAAAATGATGGCGGTTCCCCGTTACGCCCACCGCTATGAACCGGTGGGCGAGTATGCCTGA